A region of Deltaproteobacteria bacterium DNA encodes the following proteins:
- a CDS encoding response regulator, giving the protein MKTHHMERNKNSKFSGDPIDILLVEDNPGDARLTQEALREGKVYNTLYVVEDGEEAVSFLKQTGEYADCPKPDLILLDLNLPKKNGIEVLREIKMDDDLKLIPTVVLTTSSAEEDILKSYSLHANCYITKPVDLAQFYDVIRSVEDFWFTVVKLPEAE; this is encoded by the coding sequence CTCTAAATTTTCAGGCGACCCCATCGATATTCTTTTGGTAGAGGATAACCCAGGCGATGCGCGCCTTACGCAGGAAGCGCTCAGAGAAGGGAAAGTATACAACACGCTGTACGTGGTTGAAGACGGAGAGGAAGCCGTCTCTTTTTTAAAACAAACCGGGGAATATGCCGACTGCCCGAAACCGGATCTTATACTGCTCGATCTGAACCTGCCTAAGAAAAACGGTATAGAAGTCTTGCGGGAAATTAAAATGGATGACGATCTGAAACTCATACCCACTGTGGTTCTTACAACATCGAGCGCGGAAGAGGATATTCTGAAAAGCTACTCTCTTCACGCCAACTGCTATATAACCAAACCGGTGGACCTCGCTCAGTTTTATGACGTAATAAGATCAGTCGAAGACTTCTGGTTTACAGTCGTCAAACTGCCCGAGGCGGAATAA